The genomic segment TGCCactttgaaatttcaaattttggtttttgagCTCAAAATTTGTCTTGTTCATCCCCTTTAGCTTTTTCAACAAGTTTCTTagcttttttcattttagctCAAGGAATCGATCATTAGAAGCTTGAGAAGTTGATTCTTTTTGTTTAGCACCTCTTCCTTATGCTTCTGTTTCCAAGGAATTGATGGTTCCTTCTTTGACAATTCTGTTCCTTCCTATtatagaaaagaaatattGCCTTCTATTTTACAGGAATCGAGACTTCACTTTCAAAAGTCGATTCTCCTTTTCtagaacttgtttttaaagcaCTCAaggaatttcatttttctcaagtaactttaaaacatttagggGATTGTTTTTCCCTATCAAAATCAGTTTTTTTCAGTTCCAAGACATAtttaaatcactaaattttgtcatttcaaaactatagtcaattttaaagctaataaTTTCTCCATTTTTGATATGTCAAAATTAAGAGTTAAATTTGTAAGAAACTCCTCGTGAATTTATGCTTAccttttcaaaatatttgaaaattttttctaaaagcATTATCCagcaaaataacaagaaagcATGGAAATTTTACTAATatttctccccttttttggtATATCAAAAAGAGTTTAAGAACAGAGGATACAATTTCAGAGCTCAAGAAACATAAGATCAATATtagctcaaaatcaaaatcaaaactaaAGCAAATTAAAGCAAGAAATTAGCTAAGAAGGTAACTAAGGCATATTTATCAATCTTAATTCTGCCCTGATTTTGACAAATTATCATTTCTTAATGGCTTAGTGATTATGTTAGCCAATTGATCATGTTAGTTTACATATTGAAGGGCaatgtcttttttttaaacataatCTCTAATGAAATTGTGTTTGATCTCTATTTGCTTAGTTTTGGAGTGAAGTATTGGGTTTTTTATGAAGTTTATTGCTCTCGTGTTATCACATTTTATAGAAACCCTTTTGAATGTTACTCCATAATTTTCTAATTATTGCTTCATCCATAAAATTTGTGTACAGTATTTGCCAGTAGCAACATATTCAGCTTCAATCATGGACTGACTTACACTATTCTAGTTTTTGGAAAACCATGAGATCAGCATGCTTCCGAAGAATTGACAGGTTTCTTGAAGTGCTTTTCCTATCTATCTTACATCCTCCAAAATCAGCATCTAAGTATGAGTAGAGGTCGAGAGCTGAGGTTTTAAAATACTATAGACCTACATTAGGTGTGTCTttcaaatatttgaaaatttttttaactgcACTTAAGTGAGATTCTTTTGGACATGACTGAAGCCTAGCACAAAGCCTTATACTAAAGTTGATGTCTAGTTAGTCAGGTCTCAAGAAATAAGGTAAAGGTCTCGAGACATTTTGATTGCGTTTTAAGGTATCAAGACGTTGTGTCAAAGTCTCAAAACCTTGTCCATGACATGAATAAGGTGTCAATACCTATTGGCTAGGTATCGATACCATCCCATAGCTTTCAAAAGTCATGTGAAGGTCCATGGtgatttatattaaaaaaaaagatcaattttgatataaaaatacatgaaaaacttatttttggacTTGTATAAGTggaattttttaaagaaaattcattGTAAAATCCTAAGGTTGGATGGTTTTTCTCAATAATATTATGTATGCATGAAATGACATGTAATATGTACAACAACAATGATAACGATTTAAGGATCAACATTTTGCATGGATTATCATCAAGATCATATCAACCACATAATCAAGAGTTGTCAAGTATAGCATACAAAATTTTCATACTCAAGATCATGACATCTTCAATttatttccaacaaattaaaatactaGGCATGGTAACAACATCAACTCATGCAGTCAGCTAGAAGGTGTAAAAGAAACATTCAATCATGCACATTCTTCATTAAGAAATGTCATTGAATGAACAATTGGAGTTTGGAAGAACATGTGACTTATTTTACGTGATATGAAGCCATTTCcgtttataaaacaaaaaaagattaTTGTTGCAACAATGGCACTTGATAACTACATTGATAGTgtgatgttatagatgaagaGTTTCATAGATATGGTTGTAATCCCAATTATATTCCTGATagtcaagaagaaagaaataatgatgaagaaataGGTTCATCTACTTATAAAAGAgtattaaatgataattaaatgGTTATAGTTCATGGCCAAATAGTTACTGTATaggtgaaaaataaaaattattaatttataagttATTTATCGATTAAATGTTACTTATAAGTGATTTgtgaaactcttttttttatgatttattattaattataaactttatgttatataaaaataatttttatatttttaaaaatttattttaaatagattaaaaataaaattaattttttattttaaataaaaaattatttattaaatatctttatgataattttaattaaaattaaaatttatacaaattatttTACCGAATAACTTAtctattaaaaaaacttataaaacaaatatattaaataattttaatttaattttaaaaaatattttttttattaaaacttcaTTATAACTTTCAAACTAACTAAACAAGTCAATAGCACGTTTTGTCCCTCATTACCTAACTCGTTTGTATTTATGCAGGAGAAAGAAATGGACTTCGAGGAAAGAGATGCAGGCATGAAGGTAGCTGAAGAGCAAGACATCGTCATCGTGGGGGGTGGCATTTGTGGCTTGGCCACCGCCCTTGCTCTTCACAGGTTCTCTCCTCTTCGGCCGCCGCTGGGGCCTCTGCTTCCGGCGCACGCACCgttttccccttttttgttttagtttcTTAACTTCACCCGTTAAATTTCTGGCTGTGAAAGAGAGGATGTTGATGGGTTCCTCCTCAAAGGCTGAAATAAATAGTAAATGTTTTTGCAGGAAAGGAATAAAGAGCGTTGTGTTGGAGAAATCAGAAACCCTGCGAACCACGGGCGTTGGCATCATTATGCAACCCAATGGATGGCGGGCACTTGATCAGTTGGGTGTTGCATCCAAGCTTAGAGAGACTGCCATGGACATTTCATCGTAATATTCTTAGCTcatctcttctctctcttctttttctcacaTCCACACACCCTCTACTTCCACTTTTTACCACAATCATAACCAAGGAAACAAGGATAACTTAGTACTTGTAAAGTCTAACATCAAATAAGtagtaatataaatatatatgtcaCAATTTGTCATGAATGATAATCACTGAACAAGATCTAAATACAGTTTGTTAGATAAAATTTGATATCCAAAACATAAtgaaattatcaatttattgcttgaagaaaaaattttataatcaagtaTTGGAACTTTACTTTTGTTAGGTACCTTAGATTGCGTCTTTAATCAACTCACGCGTTGAAACAATCAACCACTAAATttaaattccaaaaaaaaatgtacacaaaattcaagaaaaagaacGAGAGAGAAATGAGAAGATAAAGAAGGGGAAgggaagagagagaaggagGAGGGAGGGAAAAGGGGTCGACCCTACTCTTTACTATTGTTTGGGTATTAAATGTATAATTAATGTTTATTATCAAAACCATATTATACTTAATACCtgtataatttttgttttgcttttggCCAAAGTTAATTAAGTTTAGTTTTATACATGTATATGCAGGAGACAACTAATAATGGTGGACGACGGAAAGCGCCTTGAATTGCCTCTTGGGTAACTTCAgacttttttaaattaaattcttgtttatgaattttaataaaCCAATTAATTATGGTACAAATCAATGTGTATTTCAATAATAGAGCTTATTAATTAATCTAATtgagattttttgtttttttgtgtgtgtgcAGGAAAGGAGAACTGCGTTGTTTGAAACGGCAGGATCTCGTTGAGGTATTAGCTGAGCCATTGCCAGTGAACACTGTCCATTTTGGATGCAAGGTGCTGTCCATCGTACTTGATCCTGTAACTTCATATCCCGTACTTCAACTCCACGACGGAAGTATCATTAGAGCCAAGGTAAATTTTTAGccattattattttacatattttgGCATTGCTAATTAATTTTTGGATTTAAAATTCCAATTATTTTAAGAACGTAAACCAATCAAgttattcattaattattggAACTCGACTCAtccaattttcaaattcaactcGTTCACTTTCGAGTTCGGGTGGTTTGTGTAATGAGTCGAGTTGGGTTTGAGTTTTGTAACTCAACCATTATCGagattttgcatttttttttattttttttgctcagtgaatatttttaatattataaaaataaatgaatataatctaatatttgtttaaaaattttaaatttatatgagatttttattttgaactcGAACTTGAGTTGAGTTTCGAGTTTttcatataaattattaataattgaacCTAATTGATTCGAGTTTAAGTTGTTCGATTATTATTTGTGCTGAACTCGAGTGAATAAAACTAAAGTTTGACTGAGCGCGAGCTTGCCATTATTTCAGCTTAGCTAGGCTTGATTACACTCTAGTCTCCCTTAGGCTAGTGCTGAGTGCTGAGCTAGTTGTCATTGCTTAGGGATGTTAATGGGCAGTGCATTCGTTATTTTTATAGTACTTTAATTCGAATTTTATTACTTGAtaagatatttaaataatataaatatttgatttattttttgaattattactCAAATATCTTAGACACTTTGGGTAAATAGCTGTATTCGTTAAtaacttgattaaaataagttaaaattaattcattaaaaaataacttaaagtttaaaattatatttagaataattaatgaattttaggaagtattatattaattataaaaaaattataaataaatatatataactaaaatttaatattaaaaattattatttataatcaaGTTTGGATTATGGGTACCCTAAAACCATTACCTGATTCCGTGATGAATAGTAACTTTACTACCAAAAGTCTACCTGAATCTAATTATATGATACTCTAATCTTATTTAATGAGATAGGAAAAATGCAAGATACCATAGTATGAGGTATCTATTTATTGTTGCActtgcatcatgatttttaaaatgtcaAGTGTTATTTATTTCTAGCCGCCCCTTCCTCCTCCTAAAGTTGTTAAGGTCCTTTcgtttttatattatatcacTTGACTTATACAGGTTAAAGAGTATAATCTGGtcttttaaagtaaaatataagtttttatgttaatggtttatactattttttgttaagttagaaaaattaatgttattttatttttattatttaatacaaCGAATAAGAACTTTCACACatatattgaatatatattatttggttttaacttaattatatGTAGAATTTATTTACTGAAGTAACTTATTTTGTCTAGGCAATGGTTTCAAGGAAGGAAGCGATTCAATTTGCCTGTTCTTTTATCTCTTTGCACTCTAGCAATTTGTGACTGATTACTTGTTTCATCCTGTAATGCGCTGACAGATTGTGATTGGATGCGACGGTGTGAACTCTGTAATCTCGAAATTTCTGGGCATGAATCCCCCAAAGCTTTTTTCTCGATGTGCAACGAGAGGTTTCACGTGGTACGAAAGAGGTCATGATTTTAGCGGTGTCTTTCGTATACATAAAACTGATAATGTTCAACTGGGACAGCTCCCCGTCACAGACAAGCTTGTCTATTGGTTTTTGACTCGATCATTAACTCCTCAAGGTGAGGTAATCTTGTTCTATGTTTTGCTTGATGTCCCTTTGATGAgtatttcttctttaatttgcATGATTATCGTACATCAGATTCCAATGCTTCAAAGAAAGATCCAGCATACACAAAAGAAGCATCCATGGAAGCAATGAAGGGTTTCCCTCATGAAACTGTGGAAATGATAAAGAACAGCGAAGACAAGTCATTGTACCTCACGGAACTGAGATACCTTCCGCCGTGGGAGCTCCTGCGAGCCAAGTTCAGGCTGGGGACAGTGGTAGTGGCAGGTGACGCAATGCATGCAATGTGTCCTTTTATCTCACAGGGTGGAGGGGCCTCTCTGGAGGACGCAGTAGTGCTGGCAAGATGCTTGTCagagaaaataaagataaaaatgcaAACCAGCagacaagaagaaaaaatgatgCTAGAGAAGGCCCTTGATCTGTACGTTAGAGAGAGGAGAATGAGACTTTTCTGGCTTTCTCTGCAGACTTACTTGATTGGAATGACGCTTGATAATACATCAAAGGTGAAAAAAGTGTTGGGCATTGTCAGCCTCATCCTCATCTTCCGAGACCAGAAGAGTCATACCGACTACGATTGTGGCCGCCTGTGATGAACCACTGAATGCTGTATCTGATATTGGAGTCCCTACATGTTTGTCTCTGGCTGAGGTAAAACAATGTCATCTCATTGAACTTTATGTAGTGTACTATTAATAAGTTAAACGGAGTGAACTTAATATGTAACGtgcatttgaaaaataaaattcgaattttttttttaattaaaaatattataaaaaaaacttaatatGTAATATACGATTAATATAATCTTATCAACTCATCTGAAAACTTTCggttttttttaatcaaattagatcAAAGTAAATTGTGAaaacttatttataataaactaTACTTAATTCAAGACTTACTAAaggaaaatttcaaaagacGCAAAAGTGttcattttttatctataATTACTTTGACAGTTGGAAAAACATGatcatcaaattaattgtTGGAACTCAATAAATTAggatcttttatttttttttgtacaatTTTCTAATAAGTGGGAAACGGAATGTGCAAGATAAGAGAGGAGATctagcctttttctttatatagTATTAAGATCAACAAGTgacattttatgttataagGACCAATTTGGTATGTATTCCAAATTTTGAGAACTACAAGAGTAATTGACTTTTGACCACCTCAAAGCGGGAGCGTATGTATATTTCTAGTAACAAAAAGATTCAATGAGCATTGATTGATGTAGTAATTGGTATTAATTAGACATTTTGTATACATTTTACGAGATATCCAAGATGAATAACCAAACATattgaaaagataataataataataataaatttaaacaaactcaaaattttaacaagttATCCAGTAACAGTAATACTAAGTCGAGTATTGTGAATAAGTGGTCCACTCAAATTTTTAGATAAATGTGTAGGCCTTGATAAGTACAAGATAACGTGACTTATATTAATgagtttcttttattatttgctTTGATTTGGAGGAAAAGTTTAGGTAAAATATACACACATCTACcattaaactaaaattttcaatgtcTTGCAAGTCTTTAGCGACTTTATGTTTGCATCACGTGGATCGATATTTTTGTGTCGGGTGAAACTCCAGTTGATTGACTTGTAGGTAGATTAAGTTtgaaagttttatttgataatttaaaCAAATCTATAATAAGAAAGCatacaacaacaaaaataaaatggattaAAAATTACGCCTCCCAAGAGGGGTGTGCAAATGGTTATTTCGATTAATTCGATTTTAGATATATAATAACTGAATTAACtaattcatatttaaaaataaccgAAACCGAACTAATTCAGTTAGTTCGGTTCGGTTTCTAAAAACCGAActtgacaaaattttttttgtttgtatatatttatttatattatattttttaaataaatcaataccacaaaatgttaaaaatgataataaaaaattataataaataaaatggatACTCATATAATTAAGGAGGAACTAAAGAGGAGAATAGATTAGGTTtaggatttattttttaggtaAAATCTCCATAATACCCTTACTTAAGTTCGattagtttaattagaaaattttctaactaAAACCAAAccgaattaattttaataataaaaactatcTTAAtcgaattatttaaaaaatcaaactaatcgaataaaaaaaactaaaacacaTTTTAGTTAAGTTTGATTGTCCGATTCAATTTATATTTGCTTTAACTTTACCTCCCAAGTAAGCCCACTCTTCTTTTCCACATTATTGGGCTCTAACTCATTGAGTTTGGACACGTTAGTTAGGATAGGGTTGCACTTAGGTACATCTGGACTGACCAGCCCACTCCTCTCTTTCCTCTCCcattttttcttgttcttttcatTGAAGGACGTAGCTCTGGTGCGACGATATAACACTAAGCCATGGGAAAAACCCTTACccatctctttttcttttctttctctctcacgGGAAGAACTCGAATTCcagccttttttttatttgtttctgGGCTTTTTGATGGACTTtggctttatttttttagtttttgagCTGAAATTTGGTTGAAATTTTAGTGCTCTTTTGTTGCtggaaaattttggattttttggGTTGATTGTATTTTTGGATTGAGGTTTCAGTTATGGTGGGTTAGGGGCTTAGTGGTAGATGGTGGTGGTTGGATTGAACAGTGGTCGAGGCGGTGATGGTAGCTGATAGTGGTGGTTGTTTAGAGGGTGAAGGGTGGCACAggctctgtttttttttttttttttgtgaattttagGAGGGCAGAGCACCGACGATGTCTTTGGTGGCTCGACAGGCTTGCAAGGGAATGGGAAGAAGGGAGTGGCACGAGTATGGCTGCCAGCCGAAGCCCTTTACGTTTGCCTTTTGTACAGGCTCGGCTCATGACTGCGTTTACACTgcatacatatattttttttaacaaaataactctatataacaATACATTTAACATAACATCTTTATTCCATCAACTTTTCAATAACCGATTAGAAAACAAAGTCACTGTCTGAGTGCAGTGCACGTACATCACttttgtaataataataataataataatgtggACATACAACTCTGTCATCACTCAAATTCTTAAAACAACAGACTCCCAAGTAGATACAATTAATGACATCAAAGGCGTAATAGACTACTGCAAGTCAAAATGCTTCTCATGGTGTGGTTATACCTGCATA from the Theobroma cacao cultivar B97-61/B2 chromosome 8, Criollo_cocoa_genome_V2, whole genome shotgun sequence genome contains:
- the LOC18593011 gene encoding FAD-dependent urate hydroxylase, yielding MQEKEMDFEERDAGMKVAEEQDIVIVGGGICGLATALALHRKGIKSVVLEKSETLRTTGVGIIMQPNGWRALDQLGVASKLRETAMDISSRQLIMVDDGKRLELPLGKGELRCLKRQDLVEVLAEPLPVNTVHFGCKVLSIVLDPVTSYPVLQLHDGSIIRAKIVIGCDGVNSVISKFLGMNPPKLFSRCATRGFTWYERGHDFSGVFRIHKTDNVQLGQLPVTDKLVYWFLTRSLTPQDSNASKKDPAYTKEASMEAMKGFPHETVEMIKNSEDKSLYLTELRYLPPWELLRAKFRLGTVVVAGDAMHAMCPFISQGGGASLEDAVVLARCLSEKIKIKMQTSRQEEKMMLEKALDLYVRERRMRLFWLSLQTYLIGMTLDNTSKVKKVLGIVSLILIFRDQKSHTDYDCGRL